A genome region from Yoonia vestfoldensis includes the following:
- a CDS encoding efflux RND transporter periplasmic adaptor subunit: MTQSVTSTLRRVMTLGLTLAVFGGAGATVYAGFALIAAQGDAGAVAVAPVSTVEVLQIEIADSYRVTRRFTGQIEAAARIDLGFELGGRVTEMLVDEGDIVAKGVPLARLDTSALVPQRAALEAELAALVADAELAQLTLSRADALLESGFRSVAAQDDARLALARAQAGIAAAHARIAGVDVQIAKSVLTAPFAARIGARLADPGQTVAAGQNLLVLFDAGPAQARVGLPPDLAARLRVGQSVTLEIGGATHQARIRQIRPDLDPGTRSRSVVVTLPAGLGPVLGDTVALVLAQVVPEPGFWAPLSALREGARGSWSVMALDPVPDGARIVSAAVEVIHADGAQVYLRGQLPAGARIVAQAPDRVAPGQIVQLAAGPQG, translated from the coding sequence ATGACGCAATCTGTGACATCGACCCTGCGCCGGGTCATGACGCTGGGTCTGACGCTTGCGGTCTTTGGCGGGGCGGGGGCCACGGTCTATGCCGGTTTCGCGCTGATCGCGGCGCAGGGCGATGCGGGTGCGGTCGCGGTGGCACCTGTATCCACGGTAGAGGTGTTGCAGATCGAGATCGCCGACAGCTATCGCGTCACCCGCCGCTTCACCGGCCAGATCGAGGCCGCCGCCCGGATTGATCTGGGCTTCGAGTTGGGCGGTCGCGTGACCGAGATGCTGGTGGATGAGGGCGATATCGTTGCAAAAGGTGTTCCGCTGGCACGGCTGGACACCAGCGCGCTGGTCCCGCAGCGCGCCGCGCTAGAGGCGGAACTGGCCGCACTTGTCGCCGATGCGGAATTGGCGCAGCTGACCTTGTCGCGCGCCGATGCCTTGCTGGAAAGCGGGTTTCGCTCGGTGGCGGCACAGGATGATGCGCGCCTTGCGCTTGCGCGGGCGCAGGCCGGGATTGCGGCGGCGCATGCGCGGATCGCCGGTGTCGATGTGCAGATCGCCAAATCGGTGCTGACCGCCCCTTTTGCCGCGCGGATCGGCGCGCGCCTTGCCGATCCGGGGCAGACTGTGGCTGCGGGGCAGAACCTGCTGGTGCTGTTTGATGCAGGCCCTGCGCAGGCGCGGGTCGGCTTGCCGCCGGATCTTGCGGCAAGATTGCGGGTTGGCCAAAGCGTCACGCTGGAGATCGGGGGCGCGACCCATCAGGCGCGGATCCGCCAGATCAGGCCCGATCTGGACCCCGGCACCCGCAGCCGGTCTGTGGTTGTGACGCTGCCTGCCGGTCTTGGCCCTGTGCTGGGCGATACCGTGGCGCTGGTGCTGGCGCAGGTCGTGCCGGAACCGGGGTTCTGGGCCCCTTTATCCGCCCTGCGCGAAGGCGCGCGCGGCAGCTGGTCGGTCATGGCGCTGGACCCGGTGCCGGATGGTGCGCGGATCGTCTCTGCCGCGGTCGAGGTGATCCATGCCGATGGCGCGCAGGTCTATCTGCGGGGCCAGTTGCCAGCAGGCGCGCGGATCGTGGCGCAAGCGCCGGATCGTGTCGCCCCCGGCCAGATCGTGCAGCTTGCAGCAGGTCCGCAAGGGTGA
- a CDS encoding efflux RND transporter permease subunit, whose translation MDTLFFRQPRLVMLALLVILSAGASALVSIGRQEDPTITNIFATVTTVFPGADPARVEALVTAKIETELRTIPEIAEIASTSATGISVIAVELVETIPPAAIEQIWAQVRDSVADAQRDFPAGVREPAFDSDGAGGYAAIFALTMPDGFSLTRAAREAEALADHLRRMPGTAMVDLHGLPEEEVLVTLAPDRIAALGMTADQVSAAIRAADAKVQAGRLRGDVTDLVLGITGEITSLDRLRAVVLREDAQGRVTLLGDVAEITRGPRAPMAEAALFQGRPAILVSAKLSEGLQVDRWMAAIRAAVATQADNLPWGLAIDTVFDQSRYTSDRLAEVGTNMAIGVALVVAVLFVTLGARSALIVAMVLPVVTLASVATLNALAVPIHQMSVTGLIVALGLLVDAAIVMTDEVGKRLRAGLSRLAAVAGSVRRLTMPLAASTVTTILSFMPLLLLPGPAGDFMGSIAIAVIVMLGWSFIVAITITPAIAGHWLVARDGVAPRPGLLMRGFRAAMALSLANPWRSVALSLILPVLGFLSLPGLTPQFFPGVDRDQFHIELDMPRGTGIGETLRVVRAVDAVLAAEDDIRDVAWVVGRSAPAFYYNMVGGRDQAPAFAEALIRTASPAATQRLLESLQSALPPQFLQARFVIRGLTQGPPVNAPLELRLVGQEIDALRLAGDDLRARLAAVSSVAVVRTGVAGGTPKLTLNVDEARARLLGLDLGQIARQMEAGLEGVTGGSLLEGTEELPVRVRLGAGLRGDPVAIGDMPILPPGAARIAAAGQFPAVPLSTLGSLRMEPSESTITRRNGERINNVQAFLMPGVLPAVALAEAMALLDAGGFTLPQGVRLETGGDSDARDSTVQALIAPLGLIITLSIAVVVVTFNSFRLTLIAFTVAFLSAGLSMLALAVFNYPFGITAIIGVIGSIGVSINAALIVLSGLQEDAGARAGDRAAMVDVVAGSARHITSTTITTFGGFLPLIVAGGGFWPPFAMSVAGGVALSVTLAFAFTPQMFALTLSRGTGPVIARKMPQ comes from the coding sequence ATGGATACGCTGTTCTTTCGCCAGCCCCGTCTTGTGATGTTGGCGCTGTTGGTGATCCTGTCGGCGGGGGCCTCTGCGCTGGTGTCCATCGGGCGGCAGGAAGACCCGACCATCACCAATATCTTTGCCACCGTCACGACCGTTTTCCCCGGCGCCGACCCCGCGCGGGTCGAGGCGCTGGTCACCGCCAAGATCGAAACCGAATTGCGAACCATCCCCGAGATTGCCGAAATCGCCTCGACCTCGGCCACGGGCATATCGGTCATCGCGGTTGAATTGGTGGAAACGATCCCGCCCGCAGCGATCGAACAGATCTGGGCGCAGGTCCGCGATTCCGTCGCCGATGCGCAGCGCGATTTCCCCGCCGGCGTGCGCGAACCGGCTTTCGACAGTGACGGCGCGGGCGGCTATGCTGCGATCTTTGCGCTGACCATGCCGGATGGTTTCAGCCTGACCCGCGCGGCGCGCGAGGCCGAGGCGCTGGCGGATCATCTGCGCCGCATGCCGGGCACCGCCATGGTCGATCTGCATGGCCTGCCCGAAGAAGAAGTGCTGGTCACCCTTGCTCCCGACCGGATCGCCGCGCTGGGCATGACGGCAGATCAGGTCTCTGCCGCCATCCGCGCCGCCGATGCCAAGGTGCAGGCCGGGCGGTTGCGCGGCGATGTCACCGATCTGGTGCTGGGCATCACCGGCGAGATCACCTCGCTGGACCGTCTGCGCGCGGTTGTGCTGCGCGAGGATGCGCAAGGCCGCGTCACCTTGCTGGGCGATGTGGCCGAGATCACCCGCGGCCCGCGCGCGCCGATGGCCGAGGCGGCTTTGTTTCAGGGCCGTCCGGCGATCCTTGTCTCGGCCAAGCTCAGCGAGGGTTTGCAGGTCGACCGCTGGATGGCCGCCATCCGCGCGGCCGTGGCGACACAGGCCGATAATCTGCCTTGGGGGCTGGCCATCGACACTGTCTTTGACCAAAGCCGCTATACATCCGACCGGCTGGCCGAGGTCGGCACGAATATGGCCATCGGCGTGGCTCTTGTGGTTGCGGTGCTGTTCGTCACCTTGGGCGCACGCTCTGCGCTGATCGTGGCGATGGTGCTGCCGGTGGTGACGCTGGCCTCGGTTGCGACGCTGAACGCGCTGGCCGTGCCGATCCATCAGATGAGCGTGACCGGATTGATCGTGGCGCTTGGCCTGCTGGTCGATGCCGCCATCGTCATGACCGACGAGGTCGGCAAACGCCTGCGTGCCGGGCTGTCGCGGCTGGCGGCTGTTGCAGGATCGGTGCGCCGGCTGACGATGCCGCTGGCGGCCTCGACCGTCACGACGATCCTGTCGTTCATGCCGCTGCTCTTGCTGCCGGGGCCTGCGGGGGATTTCATGGGGTCGATTGCGATTGCCGTGATCGTCATGCTGGGCTGGTCCTTTATCGTTGCCATCACGATCACCCCCGCGATTGCCGGGCATTGGCTGGTGGCGCGCGACGGTGTTGCGCCGCGTCCCGGTCTGTTGATGCGCGGCTTTCGCGCGGCGATGGCCCTCTCGCTGGCTAACCCGTGGCGGAGTGTCGCGCTGTCGCTGATCCTGCCGGTGCTGGGGTTTTTATCCCTGCCCGGCCTGACCCCGCAATTCTTTCCCGGTGTGGACCGCGACCAGTTTCATATCGAGCTTGATATGCCCCGTGGCACCGGCATCGGTGAAACGCTGCGGGTGGTGCGCGCCGTTGATGCGGTGCTGGCGGCCGAGGACGACATCCGCGACGTGGCTTGGGTGGTGGGCCGGTCCGCGCCTGCGTTTTATTACAACATGGTCGGGGGCCGCGATCAGGCGCCGGCCTTTGCCGAGGCGCTGATCCGCACCGCATCGCCCGCCGCGACCCAGCGGCTGCTGGAAAGCCTGCAATCCGCGCTGCCGCCGCAATTCCTGCAAGCGCGGTTCGTGATCCGTGGCCTGACCCAAGGGCCGCCGGTCAATGCGCCGCTGGAATTGCGCCTTGTCGGGCAGGAAATCGACGCGCTGCGCCTTGCGGGCGATGATCTGCGCGCGCGGCTGGCTGCGGTATCTTCCGTGGCCGTGGTGCGCACTGGCGTGGCAGGCGGCACCCCCAAGCTGACGCTGAACGTGGATGAGGCGCGCGCCCGTCTGCTGGGGCTCGACCTTGGCCAGATCGCCCGCCAGATGGAGGCCGGGCTGGAAGGCGTCACCGGCGGATCGCTGCTGGAAGGGACCGAGGAATTGCCGGTCCGTGTCCGCCTTGGCGCAGGGCTGCGCGGTGATCCGGTGGCCATCGGCGATATGCCGATCCTGCCACCCGGTGCGGCCCGGATCGCGGCGGCGGGCCAGTTTCCCGCCGTGCCCCTGTCGACGCTGGGCAGCCTGCGGATGGAGCCATCCGAAAGCACGATCACCCGCCGCAATGGCGAGAGGATCAATAATGTGCAGGCCTTTTTGATGCCGGGCGTTTTGCCTGCCGTGGCACTGGCCGAGGCGATGGCGTTGCTTGACGCGGGCGGTTTTACCCTACCGCAGGGGGTCCGGCTGGAAACCGGTGGCGATTCCGATGCGCGCGACAGCACGGTGCAGGCGCTGATCGCCCCTTTGGGGCTGATCATCACCCTGTCGATCGCAGTGGTGGTGGTGACGTTCAATTCCTTCCGCCTGACGCTGATCGCTTTTACAGTGGCCTTTTTGTCGGCGGGGCTGTCGATGCTGGCGCTGGCGGTGTTCAATTATCCGTTCGGGATCACCGCGATCATCGGGGTGATCGGGTCGATCGGCGTATCGATCAATGCCGCGCTGATCGTGCTGTCGGGACTGCAAGAGGATGCGGGCGCACGCGCCGGTGACCGCGCGGCGATGGTCGATGTGGTGGCCGGATCGGCGCGGCATATCACCTCGACCACGATCACGACGTTCGGTGGGTTCCTGCCGTTGATCGTGGCGGGCGGCGGGTTCTGGCCGCCTTTCGCCATGTCGGTCGCTGGTGGCGTCGCCTTGTCGGTGACGCTGGCCTTTGCCTTCACGCCCCAGATGTTCGCCTTGACCCTGTCGCGCGGCACGGGGCCTGTGATCGCCAGAAAGATGCCACAATAA
- a CDS encoding L,D-transpeptidase — MLKRRSFLAGGAALGLSACGLPARDMAPPLSPRIPPQAPVMPPLPAHYGAITDEPFPIPALPENVVPPHLWRQEVDNPFPHDPPGTIIVDPDAGFLHLVGQNGRAMRYGAGTGADAFAWSGDARLQFCRSWPRWRAPDQMIARQPELAPYSVANGGMAPGPGNPLGARALYLFQNGEDTLYRIHGACEPEYLGQAVSSGCVRLLDHDVIDLHERVQHGTTIRVLPSLAPARFAGLY; from the coding sequence ATGTTGAAACGACGCAGCTTTCTTGCCGGAGGCGCGGCGCTGGGGCTTTCTGCCTGCGGGTTGCCCGCGCGCGATATGGCCCCGCCGCTATCCCCCCGTATCCCACCGCAAGCGCCGGTGATGCCGCCGCTGCCCGCGCATTACGGCGCGATCACGGATGAACCTTTCCCGATCCCCGCCCTGCCCGAAAATGTCGTGCCGCCGCATCTGTGGCGGCAAGAGGTGGACAATCCCTTTCCACATGACCCGCCCGGCACGATCATCGTCGATCCCGATGCGGGCTTTCTGCATCTGGTGGGCCAGAACGGCCGCGCGATGCGCTATGGGGCTGGCACCGGTGCCGATGCTTTTGCATGGAGCGGCGACGCCCGCCTGCAATTCTGCCGCAGCTGGCCCCGCTGGCGCGCGCCTGACCAGATGATCGCCCGCCAGCCGGAGCTGGCACCCTATTCCGTCGCCAATGGCGGCATGGCGCCGGGGCCGGGCAATCCGCTGGGCGCGCGGGCGCTGTATCTGTTCCAGAATGGCGAGGATACGCTTTACCGGATTCATGGCGCCTGCGAGCCGGAATATCTGGGGCAGGCGGTATCGTCGGGCTGCGTGCGGTTGCTGGATCATGATGTGATCGATCTGCATGAAAGGGTGCAGCATGGCACCACGATCCGGGTGCTGCCATCGCTCGCGCCAGCGCGGTTTGCAGGGCTTTATTAG
- a CDS encoding amino acid ABC transporter ATP-binding protein has protein sequence MTTPMIEIDSVTKYFGDKLVLDRVSLRIAPHEVVCLIGASGSGKSTLLRCVNRLVDHDYGTIRLDGVPVDDPAFGKTGLQKRVAIVFQSYNLFPHMNVLDNITLAPRRVQGQSRAEVEDRGREVLARFGMAGFAASYPEQLSGGQQQRIAIARALMTRPDVLLLDEITAALDPELVGEVLAIIRGLKDEGMTMMIVTHEMGFARDCADRVAFLDGGVILEQDTPDRLFGTPQEPRTKAFLQRIIASGRL, from the coding sequence ATGACCACCCCCATGATCGAGATCGACAGCGTCACCAAATATTTCGGTGACAAGCTGGTGCTGGACCGCGTCAGCCTGCGCATCGCCCCGCATGAGGTTGTCTGCCTGATCGGCGCGTCAGGCTCGGGCAAATCCACCCTGCTGCGCTGCGTCAACCGGCTGGTGGATCATGATTACGGCACGATCCGACTGGACGGTGTGCCGGTCGATGATCCGGCCTTCGGCAAGACCGGGCTGCAAAAACGCGTGGCGATCGTGTTTCAATCCTACAACCTGTTTCCGCATATGAATGTGCTGGACAATATCACGCTGGCCCCGCGCCGCGTGCAGGGCCAGTCGCGCGCCGAGGTCGAGGACCGCGGGCGCGAGGTGCTGGCGCGGTTCGGCATGGCAGGCTTTGCCGCATCCTATCCCGAACAATTGTCGGGCGGGCAGCAACAGCGCATCGCCATCGCGCGCGCCCTGATGACCCGCCCCGATGTTTTGCTGCTGGATGAAATCACCGCCGCGCTGGACCCTGAACTGGTGGGCGAGGTGCTGGCCATCATCCGGGGCCTGAAAGATGAGGGGATGACGATGATGATCGTCACGCATGAAATGGGGTTCGCGCGCGATTGCGCCGACCGTGTGGCCTTTCTGGATGGCGGTGTGATCCTTGAACAGGACACGCCCGACCGCCTGTTCGGCACCCCGCAAGAGCCGCGCACAAAGGCGTTTTTGCAACGGATCATCGCCTCGGGCAGGTTATGA
- a CDS encoding amino acid ABC transporter permease: protein MTDSNVAAPQAAANDPARRGPPPPPPRRGFNWKEAMIPAAIGGISVVVVFGLIAWVVTSAEQWARIKLQFFSIDAMIAAFPRVLQGFWVNMQVWLTVLACVLLWALVLAVVRSLRAPWFAPFRLMVVIYIDIFRGVPVLLLVLLFGFGIPALNLPGLPNSGLFWGAVAMVLSYAAYVAEIYRSGIDAVHEGQRAAAKSLGLSEWQTLRYAILPQALRNVVPALMNIVVALQKDVALLSVIGVRDAVREAQIYTASTFNYSSLIVAAGLFLLATIPMARLADYLTRRDRERRLQIAG, encoded by the coding sequence ATGACGGATAGCAACGTCGCCGCGCCACAAGCTGCGGCCAATGATCCAGCACGGCGGGGACCACCCCCGCCGCCGCCCCGCCGTGGTTTCAACTGGAAAGAAGCGATGATCCCCGCCGCCATCGGCGGGATCAGCGTCGTGGTGGTCTTTGGGCTGATCGCCTGGGTCGTGACGTCGGCCGAACAATGGGCGCGGATCAAGCTGCAATTTTTCAGCATCGACGCGATGATCGCGGCCTTTCCGCGTGTGCTGCAAGGGTTCTGGGTGAATATGCAGGTCTGGCTGACGGTGCTGGCCTGTGTGCTGCTCTGGGCTTTGGTGCTGGCGGTCGTGCGCAGCCTGCGCGCGCCGTGGTTCGCGCCGTTTCGGTTGATGGTGGTGATCTATATCGACATTTTCCGTGGTGTGCCGGTGCTGCTGCTGGTGCTTTTGTTCGGCTTTGGCATCCCCGCGCTGAACCTGCCGGGCCTGCCCAATTCGGGCCTGTTCTGGGGTGCGGTCGCCATGGTGCTCAGCTATGCGGCCTATGTTGCGGAAATCTACCGCTCGGGCATCGACGCCGTGCATGAAGGTCAGCGCGCCGCCGCCAAATCGCTGGGGCTGAGCGAATGGCAGACGCTGCGCTATGCGATCCTGCCGCAGGCTTTGCGCAATGTGGTGCCCGCGCTGATGAATATCGTCGTGGCCTTGCAAAAGGATGTGGCGCTGCTGTCGGTGATCGGCGTGCGTGACGCAGTGCGCGAGGCGCAGATCTACACGGCTTCGACCTTCAATTATTCGTCGCTGATCGTGGCGGCGGGGCTGTTTCTGCTGGCGACCATTCCCATGGCGCGGCTGGCGGATTACCTGACAAGGCGCGACCGCGAACGTCGCCTGCAAATCGCCGGATGA
- a CDS encoding substrate-binding periplasmic protein: protein MTDYMTDAARRGVLALFAGALVATLPLMAQAQENTPMDPRLTTPGFLTVGTGDPVYPPWMLNNDPAGGEGFENGLVYALAAELGFAPEQVVWVGQTFDQTIAPGAKPYDFAIQQISVTEPRKEIVSFSQVYFQPDKAVIALPGTAAETATSFADLRGLRWGAVIGTTDNDYLVNILGVDDAAIYNEQVDVFQALQAGQIDATLAALPTALFMTAVQVPDASIVALVPADENDNGHGLLFEFGSPLVPWVDAALSEIIARGVVDDLVATYLVADPDLPIIAE from the coding sequence ATGACGGATTACATGACCGACGCGGCGCGACGTGGGGTGCTGGCGTTATTTGCAGGGGCGCTGGTCGCCACATTGCCGCTGATGGCACAGGCACAGGAAAACACGCCGATGGACCCGCGCCTGACGACGCCGGGGTTTCTGACCGTCGGCACCGGCGATCCGGTCTATCCGCCCTGGATGCTGAACAACGATCCCGCCGGGGGCGAAGGGTTCGAGAACGGGCTGGTCTATGCGCTCGCCGCAGAGCTGGGCTTTGCGCCCGAACAGGTTGTCTGGGTCGGACAGACCTTTGATCAAACCATCGCGCCGGGGGCAAAACCCTATGATTTCGCGATCCAGCAGATTTCCGTGACCGAACCGCGCAAAGAAATCGTCAGCTTTAGCCAGGTCTATTTCCAGCCTGACAAGGCGGTGATCGCGCTGCCCGGCACCGCCGCCGAAACCGCCACCAGCTTTGCCGATCTGCGCGGTCTGCGCTGGGGCGCTGTGATCGGGACGACGGATAACGATTATCTGGTCAATATCCTCGGCGTCGATGATGCCGCGATCTATAACGAGCAGGTCGATGTATTCCAGGCGCTCCAAGCCGGCCAGATCGACGCGACCCTGGCGGCTTTGCCGACGGCCTTGTTCATGACCGCCGTGCAGGTGCCCGATGCCAGCATCGTCGCCCTTGTCCCTGCCGATGAAAACGACAATGGCCATGGGCTTTTGTTCGAATTCGGCAGCCCGCTGGTGCCTTGGGTGGACGCCGCGCTGAGCGAGATCATCGCGCGCGGCGTGGTTGATGATCTGGTCGCCACCTATCTGGTCGCCGATCCGGACCTGCCGATCATCGCGGAATGA
- a CDS encoding PQQ-dependent sugar dehydrogenase, producing the protein MMKTTATLTAAIALMTGAPVLAQSYDVETLAEGLDQPWAMTFLPDGGDILMTAKGGTFLLYDAGSGEVSALDGAPDVSTAGQGGLLDVALAPDFADNNVIYMTWAGSVTGGTTTHLGRGTLDTEAGTVTEIETLFQVSPGIDSTAHYGSRIVIHDGHIYMGTGDRAFKDFGPDHIAQDLSSENGSVIRLRLDGTVPDDNPFVDTQGAAPAIWSYGHRNIQAMTLHPDTSEIWLAEHGEAGGDEINIVARGENFGWPLAAYGVDYRTGEQFAPTHQDADGFAAPAYHWGPGRDDHFPPSGMTFYDGDAFPDWQGHLLVGNLFQQYIGVFPVDGAQVSDPERVLDGAGYRIRDVAVGPEDGYIYVLTDGEDAPLLRLVPAQG; encoded by the coding sequence ATGATGAAAACGACAGCAACGCTGACCGCCGCCATCGCGCTGATGACGGGCGCACCTGTCCTTGCGCAATCCTATGACGTCGAAACCCTGGCCGAGGGGCTGGACCAGCCTTGGGCGATGACCTTTCTGCCCGATGGCGGCGATATCCTGATGACCGCAAAGGGCGGCACTTTCCTGCTCTATGATGCGGGCAGCGGCGAGGTTTCGGCACTCGACGGCGCGCCCGATGTCAGCACGGCAGGTCAGGGGGGTTTGCTTGATGTCGCCCTTGCGCCCGATTTCGCGGATAACAACGTGATCTATATGACATGGGCGGGCAGCGTCACGGGCGGCACGACGACCCATCTGGGACGCGGCACATTGGATACAGAGGCCGGGACCGTGACCGAGATCGAAACCCTGTTTCAGGTCAGCCCCGGCATCGACAGCACCGCGCATTACGGATCGCGGATCGTGATCCATGACGGCCATATTTATATGGGCACCGGCGACCGCGCGTTCAAAGATTTCGGCCCCGACCATATCGCGCAGGACCTGTCCAGCGAGAATGGCAGCGTGATCCGCCTGAGGCTGGATGGCACGGTGCCAGATGACAACCCTTTCGTGGATACCCAAGGTGCGGCCCCCGCGATCTGGTCATATGGGCACCGCAATATCCAGGCGATGACCCTGCATCCCGACACGTCCGAGATCTGGCTGGCCGAACATGGAGAAGCCGGCGGTGACGAGATCAATATCGTCGCGCGGGGTGAAAACTTCGGTTGGCCCTTGGCGGCTTATGGTGTCGATTATCGCACCGGCGAACAATTCGCGCCCACGCATCAGGATGCCGACGGTTTCGCGGCGCCAGCCTATCATTGGGGGCCGGGGCGGGACGACCATTTCCCGCCTTCGGGGATGACCTTTTATGACGGTGACGCCTTTCCCGACTGGCAAGGGCATCTGCTGGTCGGCAATCTGTTCCAGCAATACATTGGCGTCTTTCCCGTCGATGGCGCGCAGGTATCAGACCCCGAACGCGTGCTGGACGGCGCGGGCTATCGCATCCGCGATGTCGCGGTCGGGCCAGAGGACGGCTATATCTATGTGCTGACCGATGGCGAGGATGCGCCGCTGTTGCGCCTGGTGCCCGCCCAAGGCTGA
- a CDS encoding response regulator transcription factor, protein MKVLLVEDNHDIGEAVERRLQMAGHVVTWNRTGDDVVAMLEHDPVDAVILDLMLPAADGIAILRQIRRQQRDLPVLVITARAEIDDKVSLLDLGADDYLVKPFDMREMEARLRALVRRPAGQFTSILQLGDLQMDPVNRIVTQAGQVIDLGRRECGLLEALMTQAGRAVTRERLMSRLSHLEDGGSENALELLVSRLRRKIAASNVEVVTMRGVGYMARVMPDAQT, encoded by the coding sequence ATGAAGGTTCTTTTGGTCGAAGATAACCACGATATCGGCGAGGCCGTCGAGCGGCGTTTGCAGATGGCCGGCCATGTCGTGACATGGAACCGGACCGGTGATGATGTCGTCGCCATGCTGGAACATGACCCTGTCGATGCGGTCATTCTGGACCTGATGCTGCCTGCGGCAGATGGTATCGCGATCCTGCGCCAGATCAGACGCCAGCAGCGTGATCTGCCCGTGCTGGTCATCACCGCAAGGGCGGAAATCGACGACAAGGTCAGCCTGCTGGACCTGGGCGCGGATGATTATCTGGTCAAACCCTTTGACATGCGCGAAATGGAGGCGCGTTTGCGCGCGCTGGTGCGCCGCCCCGCCGGGCAGTTCACCTCGATCCTGCAACTGGGCGATCTGCAGATGGACCCGGTCAATCGGATCGTCACCCAGGCCGGGCAGGTGATCGACCTTGGACGCCGCGAATGCGGCCTGCTCGAGGCGCTGATGACCCAGGCGGGCCGCGCCGTCACCCGCGAAAGGCTGATGTCGCGGCTGTCCCATCTCGAGGATGGCGGATCGGAAAATGCGCTGGAATTGCTGGTCTCGCGTCTGCGCCGCAAGATCGCGGCCAGCAATGTCGAAGTCGTCACCATGCGCGGTGTCGGCTATATGGCGCGGGTGATGCCTGATGCGCAGACCTAG